Genomic segment of Vulpes lagopus strain Blue_001 chromosome 7, ASM1834538v1, whole genome shotgun sequence:
catgaataaataaataaaatatttttaaaaaattaatttcctttattaCAGATAAAATGTATTACTAAATTCACTAAGTAATTAAACTGAACACTTTCTCAGACAAGTATTATTCAAACTCCATGATTAAGTTTTCCCTCCAATCCACGGTGGAccaaaattttgttaaatgttatgGCAACGTCGAATTGCTAAGAAGTTTCTAATCACTTGCTTTCTGAACTTAACTTGttacaaacagaaataaatagcTTTAAGATCAGCACTGGTGGGCCAAGGATACTTCTAGTAGCACTGATTCAGACTATGAgtatgactaattttttttttaagttcttaaaattGTCAAATCATTAATCAGTCTAAATACATCACCATAATTTAGAAAAAGTTTAATTTAccttgggaaaatatttgtatagtCCCATGTACGCAAGTTGTAAAGTAAGAAACGGAGCAAATATGGACTGTGaagatagaagataaaattatgtatttccaACATCATCATTTAAACCACAACAAATTAAACtaacagcaacaataaaattCCAAGCAAAATaactgtaatatatattttttttctttctttttttttttttagaagctgaAAATAGTCTTGTTTCTGCTCaagggtgaaaaaaataaagagaatggatTTCCTTATCATAAAATATGTTTCTCAAGTCAAGTTACATTCTTTTGATGTCCCCCCAAAGTCTACTCTCGCAAAAACTTATTCTTTCAATGATTTAAAGTATTCAGAGGTGATATAGATGTATAATACATCATGCAGCAACATCTCTCTTGTCTAGAGGTAATTAACTGACAATTTCAAAGCACACATGAAAGACCCAGTATTCAATAGATGCCATACATTCCCAGACACTGTGGCAAGTAATGATCTCACTAGCTACATTGTTAAGCATCCAAATGGCAAGCTATTCTTACTATAGATAAAATGGAGTGGTTGTCTTGCTTCTCACACAATAAAATCGTAAAGGTCAAAACaataattaatttacatttatttctaagacTAAAAATATTATGAAGGGAGTGAAGGAGTAAAcattaacagatgaatgtatAATATAAGCAGTGAGAAGTAACAGCTGAAAATCTGATagcaaaaaaccccagaaaaccaaaaaaacctcaCACAAAAATGAGGCACAAAAATAGGACATAActttaaaatcctaaaagcaCAGGGCCCTttagataagaaaaaggaaaaaggaagcagccacacatctcatttttaaatactgaaagcTATAATGACAATTTAACGTCAGAAAAAAAGTCTGTACGAcagattcacttttttaaaaatgtccataaagtagatttttaaaacctttcttGCTGTTTAATATAAACTTTAATTATCTGAAAAATTTGCTATGTGCAAATTGGGTACTGGGTAGGTATTCTTAACAAGTCTAGTGAATGAAAGTTCTTCCAAAAGCaagacacagggatccctgggtgcgcagcggtttggcgcctgcctttggcccagggcgcgatcgtggagacccgggatcgaatcccacgtcgggctcccagtgcatggaacctgcttctccctcctcctgtgtctctgcctctctctctctctctctctctctctccctctctgtgtgtgactatcataaataaaaaatcttaaaaaaaaagcaagacacagaaATATGAGctatgattttcttcatttctcctgGCAAGTGAAGGCGTGGTGAAGATGGGACTGCCATCACGATGATACTACAACATTATAAAATGCTGAAGTGCTTGCTGAATCACAGGAAATTTACATCATGTTCAGGACCACAGGGACTGCATTTTAAggtttcaaattatttaaatagtaGTAATTAATATATGATACATGTAGATACTTTACCCTTTGGTTTTGGAAAGAAATTGCCTGCATTAAAGCCCAGCTGTCATTTagtagctatgtgaccttgggcaaatgacttaacCTCTGAGTCTTcattccctcatctataaaacacaGTCAGAAGGATGAGGTTCAAGGAGTTTATATATGGAAAGCACTCAGAATGCTGCCTAGAATACAGAGTTAAGTAATTATTATTGGGCTCTGTATTCAACCAGAACATTTCATCTATATCTAGGGGGAAAAGCAGTGTAATAATATATCTCAAAACAGCCATATTAATCTGGTAAATATTAATACCAGCAATCAACTCCATGGATCAAAAGTACTCATTATATAGCCGATCTGCATTTTCCATGTTTCTTACCAAGTATTTGCAAACAAAAGCTCGGACTCCAAAGGCAAGAAGAGCACATCCCACCAATCTAAAGATTCGAAAAGAGTCAAATTCTTCTGTTGTATTTCCATCTTCTTGATTGGGTTTTTCACTAATCAGCTGTTTCCGTAACTTCATTGCTTCTTCAAATCTGGACAGGTACTGTTCAAGGCCATGGCGTGAACCCCGCTGAACAGTGTCTGCTGTCAGGTCCCCTCTGTTCCGCTGCCGGAGCTCAAGATTTACATCATTACTGCACTCAGGTGGTTTAATGAAAGAGTCCAACTTGTCTCCCAGCTGAGTCCCCTTTACCTCGGCCACACCACTTTGCTGGTCAGTTGTTCCTGTACTGACCGAATCGCCCAGCACTACTCTCTTTGAAACTGAAGGAATGCTGAGGGAGTTCAGTTTGTCACTGTCCTGCTGCTTTGATTTTGTCTGACTTTCTTcttctgagaaaagaaatttagaagCCTTTTGGAATGTATACTGGCAAACAGCTCttacattaatattaaaaaatatgccGCTGCTAGAACTCTGCAGTCTCTGAATCTAAACACTGATTCTGCATAAAACATAAACTAGTTTCTTCCTCTACACCCTCAAGAATATATGTCACCCCAGAAGAGTATTCTGGCAGAGGATACAACCCAAATTCTGGGAGTAGAAGATAAGACTAGCAGACAAATTGGGCAAGATGGTCATGGAGATGGAGCAAGCTATACAGACCAGGTTTTCATGGATAATATATCCCAGAAGAATGACTGCATTGCCTGCTGTAGCTTATTTGATTAAAATCATTAAAGCTTTTACAAATCTGTACTTTAATATCACATTTCTGAACCCAGAGTCTGGTCAGCATAGGGTGTGGCATACCCTACAGCTACTGTTTACGTAATCCTTCTACTGTAGTGAGGGAGCCATTAGTAGGTAATTAAGCAATTTGAGGATGCTGTTCTGcttccaaagcaaaacaaaagctttAGTGATAGAATTATCATAGctaaagaacaaaatatagaatataactTGAGAAGGACAATAAATGTCTtgggaaataataaatacctGCTGTCTGTTATTAAAGGGAGAAATGCGTCTAACTATTGTTCTAGGATAATCTGAAATAGTGCTCCTTACCTTCCCTGGTAGTTTTGGCTGTGAACTTGCAAACTAAGTGTTCAGGACTGACTATCAGAAGCCCACAGAAATCACAAAGCGTTCAGTAGCTTGCAAATACTGAGTAAAGGTCAATTACTAAAGAAGCTCCGTGGAAACTTAAGAGAACACCAGCACATActacatgttcaataaatattcacatgaATATTCACTGAATTGTACACGCACTGGGGGAGAAATGAGGAACTCTCTTTAGGGTTAAACGCGGTTCCTGACTTCAATCACATCAATCTCAGCAAATTGGGAGAAaagacctgggggtgggggtggggcacgtCCCACTTGTTGGGGTAAAGAATGGTCACTCCGTTTTATCTGTTGTAGAAAGCCTGAAGAGGACAGTGTTGAGAGCACTGGACACAGGCACCAGGATAGATGACCACGTAGGAAGGACTGGGGGAGCAGGTAAATAAACACAAGCTCCGGGGGGCGGACAGAGTAACAGCGAAAGGCAAAAGAAGGTAGATGCTAGAGCAAAGGCACTGGAAGGAAAAGCATTTCGAAGGGAAAGAACCGAAGAGCAATTTTACCGAGGGACATAACAGGCAGAGCGGTGCAACCGGGGACAGAAGGGAGAGCGTGGGGAATGAAGACGGGGGGGTCTGGCATAACGGGCCAGAAGGCACCAAGGCGGAGGCGCCAAGGCTTCGCAGCCGGGGGCGGAGATGGGGACAAGCAGAGCGAAGCCCGCAGAAAACGGGGGAACtagaaacgtgtgtgtgtgtgtgtgggggggtgataAGTGAGAACTTGGGACATCACCTAAAAAGAGGGGACagacggacacctgggtggctcagggcgtgatcccatggagcctgcttctccctctgcataggtctctgcctttctctctgggattctcatgaataaataaaatcttaaaaaaaaaaaaaaagtccgggACAGAGGGAAGGTCAGAGAGCAAGGCTCTGTCAAAAAGGCCAGCGGGGCGctggagggaaagaaagcaggaatGGTCCTGGAGACTCAAAGCGGCGGGCGGGAGAGTAAGGGGAGACGGGAGGCTCTCACCCGCGCCACTCCCGGGCCTGTGAAAGCCCATGATGCGGTTGATGCGCTGCTCCGAGTTCATGAGCAGCTTCCTCCGCCGCAGCTCCGCACGACGCTGGGAAGCCGACAGGCCAGAGGTCGCTGGAGCCCCCGGCCGGTCGCCGCTGTCAGACGCGACAGTCAACGGCTCCATCTTCCCCACCAAAACCAGGGAACGCTTGAAGGTGTTGCTGGCAGCGGCAGCCGAGCCGCAGATGACTTCAGGCCAGGCCGCAGGGTACAAGCccaccaccgcccccccaccccgccgtaGACCCGCCCCCGAGCGCCAAGCCAGACAGGCGTGCTAGGCATGCGTGCCATCCGACCGGACAAAGCGCGAGGCTTGCGCCGCCATCTTGAATAAGGGcagtcttgggggggggggcccggaggtggggagggggtacGAAgcgtgtgggggggggggtcctcctcCCTGGGCTAGCCCTCTTGGCCATTCTCCCAGGCCACCGGGCTTCTCTACTGTTACCTTGAAAGTGAAGAAAATTAGCCCCCAggctgaaaagaaggaaaggaagaagggcaaGGCCCCAACCCACCAACGGCTGGTGCCCAAAAGCAAAATGGAGGTTATTGCGCCAGGCACTTGTTTTTTAGTGCCCGTCTGCGACCTCGCTTGTAAACGACGGAAATACGTCAGTAGGGAGCGACGCTTTAGAGAGAGTTGCGTTTAGGATGTGTTCTTGGCGCAGGCTTACTCGTTCTCCTCAGTCGCTCTTCTCCCAAATATTTATCTTACGTGTTTCTGGCCTTCTTCACGTCTTTGTTCAGGGTTGTCCCAGTGGAGATTTCCCTGTCCATTCTCTTTAAATTGCCACCCTTCTCAAGACTCCATATTCCCCTTacctgccttatttttcttaacaGTTACAACTGACTTGCATGCTAAATGTACTTATTTTGAATGTTTCTCATTAGATAGAATGTAGGCTCTATGAAgacaagcatttattttttattttattttattttttactatccggaggtcttttattttctttacagttacgccatgaattcatagggaatgggttccagcagttcaggctcctttccattggttctcacaaagtgtgcttctctgggtggggcaggctggcGCTTCAGTAGGGCCCAAgtacctttctctttggcttccttctttttctgatcgTTTTCCTTCACACGCTTCAGGAAGCTACCTCGGCTCTTTGAGTGTTTAATATGCTCAATGCGGACATTAATTCTCTTGGCTAGAATCTTGCCCTTAACTTGTTTGTTTACAAGAATGCCAACAGCATGCTGAGTAACATTGTAGACTCTTCCAGTTTTGCCGTGGTGACATTTGTGGGGCATTCCTTTTTGAACAGTGCCCATTCCCTTGATGTCACAATATCACCTTTCTTACAGATTCGCATGTATGTGGCCAAAGGAAcaactccatgttttctttttttttttttttaatttttatgtatttatgatagtcacacagagagcgagagagagagaagcagagacacaggcagagggagaagcaggctccatgcaccgggagcccgacgtgggattcgattccgggtctccaggatcgcgccctgggccaaaggcaggcgccaaaccgctgcgccacccagggatcccaactccatgttttctaaaaggcctagagaacatatagcgggtacctctcctctttccctttgtgttggtCATTTTGACGAATTACTGGAAGATGGCAGTTCCGGCCGAAATGCACGAGCATTGCATTTTGTTGGGAACTGCAACTCCTGGAATAGCATGAGCACTCAGCAAGGCCAAGTTATTCAAGGCAGCGTTGAGGACCACGATAGCGGGAGGGACCCGAGAAAGTGTGTCTTATTAAAGTCAGAAGAAAGGTGTAATgacaattaatatataataataaatctagaggggatccctgggtggcgcagcggtttagcgccgccttcagcccagggcgtgatcctggagtcccggggtcattcctgcattgggctccctgcatggggcctgcttctccctctgcctgagtctctgcctcacGGACTTTCTCCCTTGATTGGATAAAAGCTAAATCCACAAGGACACACCCTATTTAATAATTATGAAGCACTAGAAAAGGTTGCCCTGCCTGTAATGTACAGAACTATATCTCTaagccagttttttttaaaaacttctaaaactGAAGTAATTAAGCATAATAAACgtacagaacaaaaacaaataaatgtacagAACATAATGACATAAAAATTTGATGAACCAAAACTAAATATAATTCcaggataaactttttttttttcatttaatagacCCTATAgaagcaaaatttaaattttgtctgTGTCGATGCATGATAGTGCCTTTAGTTTGCTAAGGATTCAAAGTGTGAGGATTTTATATTACATGCTCACTTATCTCTTGGGAACCACTTCCCTGTGGGGTTTCTGTAGTTTGATTAAACTGCCTAGTACTTCTCCACCTATAAATGGTGTGGATACTTAAGATTCTTATATTAATTTCTATTACCCTCATTATGAATGGGTATTATGAATACTTAAGATTCTTATATTAATTTCTATTACCCTCATTATGGACTTTACAAGGGCATacccactcattttttaaaaatttaccactttcctgagtgcctggatggctcagttgattaagcggcTGCCGTAAGTGGCTCAGTTCATAtctctgggattgagtctggtaTGGGGTTTTCTGATCagcaagagtctgcttctccctctgccctcttccatgctcctgttctctctcaaataaataaaatgttttttaaaaaaatttaccgggatccctgggtggcgcagcggtttagcgcctgcctttggcccagggcgcaatcctggagacccgggatcgaatcccacgtcgggctcccagggcatggagcctgcttctccctctgcctgtgtctctgcctctctctttctctgtgatgactatcataaataaataaaaattaattttcctatCAGCAAAAACTGATAGCACTAGGTCAAACTTGTATGAATAGTtgcagaaatctttaaaattttactatttattatttttttagagatttcacttattagagagagaaagagagagaatgaatgaatgaatgagtggggggaggaacggagggagagagacaagcagaccccatgctaagtgcagagccaaATGACAGGCTtatcccatgacctgagatcattacctgagctgaaattaaagagttggacacttaaccaattgagccacccaggcatccctcttttagtttcaatttttgttttattaagcaggctccaagctggcgtgaccctgagatcaagacctgagctgaaagagtcagatacttaactcactaagccactcaggcaccccaaagaaatttttcttttagaggaAGTGTCAAAATAAGGCATTTTCAATTGGTCtcatgtatcattttttaaatttttatgtagcATTGTTTAGGCAGGTTAGCAATACTTTATTGATAACATGTAATACGAAGTTGAAAAGATTGAGTCAGAAAGTgatgaaactagaattcaatttCTGGGGTGAAATTTAGGTAGGAAGTTCATGCTCAGATCCCTCTTTACACAGAAATAACAGCTAGAaatatgaaaggagaaaaagaaatagcaagacTCAAAAACagggggtacctggatggctcagtggtttagcatctgctttcagctcaggtcatgatcccagggtcctgggatggagttccacattgagccccccacagggagcctgcttctccctctgcctttgtctctgtctctctctgtgtctctcatgaataaataattttttaaaaacctcaaaaacaagagaaacatcTTAGCAGATAAAAAGTATCAGAAACAGCATCGCAGAGCTAAACAAGTCAGGTGCCTATGGGGCTGCAGGTCCAGAGGCAGGCAACAGTAGCACGTTCTAGGGGCTAAAAGCCACTGAAAGTCCTCCACACAACACACAAACAGGTTGAACTCACTTCTTGaggccttccctccctccaaaaatattcaaagtatcATTCACTATTGACCCACAAAGCTTTGGACTTCAACTTTTAATCTGGGAGGCAGAAGAAGGCAACAACTAGTCTTCCCTCTGCTGGTGACTGAAATGGTGATTTCAGTAAAACCACTGCAGAACAGGAGCCCTAAACCACCACTATGAGCCCTAGTTTTGGGGAAAGGGCTAGAAAATATGACTAAAAACACCCATAGATAGGTGAAGGGGCTTGGATAGAGAcaagctaaaacaaaaacaaaaattctcccactcagggcagcccgggtggctcagcgctttagcgccatCTTccgtccagggcatgatcctggagaccagggattgagtccaatgttgggctccctgcatggagcctgcttctccctctgcctgtctctctctctctcggtgtctccattaataaataaatacatctttttaagaaaaaattgtattcttaaaaaaaaattctcattctcCCACTCCAATGAGTCTACAAactcaaattttgaaaaacatggaTATTTAAATTGCCAGCcaaattaaaaattggaattcGTGGGGGGTGAGGGTATAGGTCAAATAGGGGATTAAAGAAtgggggatggggattaaagaatgcagttgttgaggggtgcctggctgggtcagttgaaagagcatgcaattcttgattttagcaTCCCGAGTTCAAACCCCACAGGGTGGGGTagagatgaaattaaaaaaaaaaaaaaaaaagaggaagaagtgtacttgtgatgagcaccaggtgatgtatgtaAGCGCTGAACTAtagtattgtacacctgaaactaatataacactgttaactaaatagaattaaaataaaaactttaaaaattacaatttgctccagaaagaaataattttatgaaaaggcctttataatgttttaattataagcctctctctttttattaatcCCTTTACAAAATCGGGGATTAATCAATCAAAACTACacggatattttttaaaaaataaatcttgaaaatgaaaaatagttatataaatataaaactcatTAGATGAAATTAAAACTGCAACCTGGACACAGTTACAAGATGAATTAGTGGAAATATTCATCTCATAGGAACTCtgagagtaaaaaagaaaatgacaaattttttaaaacgacaaatttttaaaagaaaatagcctTATGTCAATCatctctcacttaaaaaaataaacagctgagaattttccagatatCAAGATACATGAGGATTTTCAGATTAAAATGTGCTCTGAAAAACAAGCACTATAAACTATAAACTCAAAGTAGCCAAACTAtagaatattaaggaaaaaagaaaaatcttgaaagctaACAGATTATCTTCAAAATAACAATCAGGTTGACAGTAGGCATCTTATCAATAACCAAAGGGTCCAGAAGACAACGGAGTAGTATCTTAAACAtgtcaagaattttaaaaaacaaaaacaaccccttTCAATCTAGAATCTTAAACCCACCAATCCTTGAGGAGTGAGCATCCAAGAATTTGGTTTATGACATCCCAGACACCAGCTTAGATTCAAAGTGCTTTCCGCAATAGCCTTCCGTTGACTTGAATGTAAAACATGGCACAATTCAGTGACTAGCAGGTATTCatatccctttaaaa
This window contains:
- the CAMLG gene encoding calcium signal-modulating cyclophilin ligand — its product is MEPLTVASDSGDRPGAPATSGLSASQRRAELRRRKLLMNSEQRINRIMGFHRPGSGAEEESQTKSKQQDSDKLNSLSIPSVSKRVVLGDSVSTGTTDQQSGVAEVKGTQLGDKLDSFIKPPECSNDVNLELRQRNRGDLTADTVQRGSRHGLEQYLSRFEEAMKLRKQLISEKPNQEDGNTTEEFDSFRIFRLVGCALLAFGVRAFVCKYLSIFAPFLTLQLAYMGLYKYFPKGEKKIKTTVLTAALLLSGIPAEVINRSMDTYSKMGEVFTDLCVYFFTFIFCHELFNYWGSEVP